In Naumovozyma castellii chromosome 1, complete genome, one DNA window encodes the following:
- the KRE28 gene encoding Kre28p (ancestral locus Anc_1.19): MNYSSAKVYEKELNALIAETTQTSEQLLREQEQKIESTLNEIIQSVKSMAQENDLVQITSDSMDDLGNNTMINLEDFQKNIQSSTKLLEILKLTHLEQDALDYFLRYTITSSTTLLELQSIQDPKFVKLQKEVTSLEKGQIQNHLDEIDRIKSDINKLNGKISTSTNQLNQLHLDTTNDIDDCFTLLKNLDNLENVQLNQQKTNLKNDPIMETYNAWQSYNKDIQRLNDLKEEEKQYGKSLKRATELTNNRSQSNVSANSSSNLAEEMKVINALNKLLFSSLTNNISKDITNFLINPDDKSIQFAVSNFQIRVNLTESNNILKINVSRLNGATNLACQKLTKKLGEKYLRNDSLSSNNNPLVIFAFIDDVVKDTESL, translated from the coding sequence ATGAATTACTCTTCAGCCAAAGTATATGAGAAAGAGCTCAATGCCCTCATTGCAGAGACAACCCAAACAAGTGAGCAATTGCTTCgagaacaagaacaaaaaattgAGTCCacattaaatgaaattattcaaagtGTCAAGAGTATGGCCCAAGAGAATGATTTGGTTCAAATCACATCTGATTCCATGGATGACCTGGGAAACAATACAATGATTAATTTGGAGGATTTCcagaaaaatattcaatcaTCAACCAAACTATTAGAAATTTTAAAGCTGACCCATTTAGAACAAGATGCATTGGATTATTTCCTTCGGTATACCATTACGTCGTCAACAACTCTTTTAGAATTACAATCTATTCAGGACCCTAAGTTTGTCAAATTACAAAAGGAAGTAActtctttggaaaaggGTCAAATTCAAAACCATCtcgatgaaattgatagaATTAAATCCGACATAAACAAACTAAATGGAAAGATATCCACTTCCACGaatcaattaaatcaattacATCTGGATACTACtaatgatattgatgactGTTTTActcttttaaaaaatttggataatttagaaaatgtTCAACTTAACCAACAAAAGACCAACTTAAAAAATGATCCCATCATGGAAACCTATAATGCCTGGCAATcatataataaagatatCCAGAGATTGAATGACTTGaaggaagaggaaaagCAGTATGGCAAAAGTTTGAAAAGAGCCACGGAACTTACCAATAATAGAAGTCAATCGAATGTTAGTGCGAATagttcttccaatttagcGGAGGAGATGAAAGTCATAAATGCTCTCAATAAACTGTTATTCTCCAGTTTGACCAACAACATTTCAAAGGATATTACCAATTTCCTAATAAACCCTGATGACAAGTCGATACAATTTGCAGTAAGcaatttccaaatcagAGTGAACTTGACTGAATCAAACAATATACTGAAGATCAACGTTTCTAGGTTGAATGGTGCCACTAATTTGGCATGTCAGAAACTTACGAAGAAGCTGGGAGAGAAGTATCTTCGAAATGATTCACTTTCCAGCAATAATAACCCACTTGTCATTTTTGCGTTTATAGACGATGTGGTTAAAGATACAGAATCTCTATAA
- the QCR7 gene encoding ubiquinol--cytochrome-c reductase subunit 7 (ancestral locus Anc_1.16) codes for MPQSFTSIVKIGDYILKSPTLSKFCVPVAQKFVKYSGYRKLGLTFNDILAEENPVMQTAIRRLPEEDSYARNYRIIRAHQTELTHHLLPRNEWIKAQEDVPYLLPYILEAEAATKEKEELDNLEVANPK; via the coding sequence ATGCCACAATCATTTACATCTATTGTCAAGATAGGAGACTATATCTTAAAGTCTCCAACCCTCTCTAAATTCTGCGTTCCCGTGGCTCAAAAATTCGTTAAATATTCTGGTTACAGGAAGCTAGGTTTGACCtttaatgatatattaGCTGAGGAAAACCCTGTGATGCAAACAGCTATACGAAGATTACCTGAAGAAGACTCTTATGCCAGAAATTATAGAATTATTAGAGCTCATCAAACCGAATTAActcatcatcttctacCAAGAAATGAATGGATTAAGGCACAAGAAGATGTTCCATACTTATTACCTTACATATTGGAAGCAGAAGCTGCCACTAAGGAGAAAGAGGAATTGGATAATCTTGAGGTTGCCAACCCAAAGTAA
- the HLR1 gene encoding Hlr1p (ancestral locus Anc_1.15) translates to MMADTQQHAPLYLTHAAKGHRHRRSLAIAGDFDFLPNHHANIYTRRKSIESKTRYKSGIPEPIINLDDILTTQSENIDHKRSDSAPAELDFVMLKSVLRFDEGISDSDSTKIPEEEEEDEEDEKCENFKSSDSEFLSGLAPAVESANITLPSKNDISKLNVLKINKQKERYSNYSKQWFQNLPAPNTESSGKASPLALSVSSSPRINHLRRKSVTYHSGRRRSFKYNDKTPSFVKSRSMNSFDFKSQVYDVLDNEVTHISSNEEQKTRVNDIDGLVTSIERSLPVIQVTMSKTETGSFSMASDKLHINDARIIKRQPFKFKCLLKKVIKKLDDLL, encoded by the coding sequence ATGATGGCAGATACACAACAACATGCGCCACTTTATTTAACCCATGCAGCAAAAGGGCATAGACACAGGAGATCTCTAGCAATCGCTGGcgattttgatttcttaCCAAACCATCATGCTAATATTTACACCAGAAGAAAGTCAATTGAGAGTAAGACAAGATATAAATCTGGCATTCCCGAGCCTATTATTAATCTAGATGATATTCTTACGACACAATCTGAGAATATTGACCACAAGAGATCTGATTCTGCACCTGCTGAATTAGATTTTGTCATGTTGAAATCAGTCTTAAGATTCGATGAGGGAATATCAGATTCTGATAGCACAAAGATACcggaggaggaagaagaagacgaagaagatgaaaaatgtGAGAACTTTAAAAGTAGTGATTCCGAATTTTTGTCAGGTCTAGCACCTGCAGTGGAATCTGCTAACATTACATTACCAAGTAAGAATGATATCTCAAAATTAAATGTTTTGAAAATCAATAAACAGAAGGAGAGATATAGTAACTATTCGAAGCAATGGTTCCAAAACTTACCAGCTCCAAATACAGAGAGTTCTGGTAAGGCTAGTCCATTAGCTTTGTCagtatcatcatcacctAGAATCAATCATCTTCGCAGAAAATCTGTTACTTATCATTCGGGTCGTCGTAGGAGTTTCAAATATAATGATAAGACACCCTCTTTTGTTAAATCGAGAAGTATGAattcatttgattttaAGAGTCAAGTATATGATGTTTTAGATAATGAAGTAACACATATATCATCAAATGAAGAACAGAAAACGAGAgtaaatgatattgatggaCTTGTCACATCAATTGAACGTAGCTTACCTGTCATTCAGGTAACTATGAGTAAAACTGAGACAGGTTCATTTTCCATGGCATCTGATAAGTTGCATATAAACGATGCAAGAATCATTAAAAGGCAACCTTTTAAGTTCAAATGTCTATTAAAGAAAGTCATAAAGAAACTAGATGACTTGCTCTAG
- the CBP1 gene encoding Cbp1p (ancestral locus Anc_1.125) has product MFQYHLRYNHLGTAISRGFRVRLTRTLVTNDSIKLPFPKIKSQLVNSIQLRKPLDAEFKKEFRDYWKSFPDWYLSAKDPTASTIIDNIDFNTFLTFITDTCKESSTSRGLYRREMIFHCRDNLKLVQQLKDSLISSKPIFTNQLQVLHWCVDDSLRSSDVVIAADLFLLYYKLYPSEKLDKEYAAKIISALSFANPLYDHIYIIKYLELSQLFETRHESLVLTSRQTSIFTNKALSIGNSPVLSHRAMERILDSTFLLNGKLRDDQIRTAYKLISENYKINNPTGIFFTWLKIKDHYSNLEDHGRGILYMIFKSCTQNRSYRMVCKEMLSRLSPQFYCNDPLLLPSIIDYCTTIRSLNSTKTLMEDINKYTLTENYQIIWFTRRCLSSLLKMHLQFNDADGVDRTLKQINEKFGDHSQENYVALVSYFLNTEKLENIARALKLVNSIPQKNALLSYGIIINKLIDWQIAKKRIFTKNASSIINDLLSKAHSQDPQHHSSLWNVVAALYFKRLLNLEKITGDEKNTKIVNQTSANKNDSKDKNIFDVSNLVVAKYVYLNCQKSEISYMEIDVNPFSNPNPQNVKLKITKGNNSIILKNIAMVAIQQRQKDIFLWCCSELYKTGISSKGLKAHWNLTLKHQVRRNNFESNTNFDNILSTHGKRFIKYSIK; this is encoded by the coding sequence ATGTTTCAGTATCATTTGAGGTATAATCACCTTGGTACCGCTATTAGCCGAGGATTCAGGGTTCGATTAACTAGAACTTTAGTCACCAACGACTCAATCAAATTACCATTCCCGAAGATAAAATCACAGTTAGTAAACTCTATCCAACTAAGGAAACCCTTAGATGCTGAGTTTAAGAAGGAGTTTAGAGACTATTGGAAAAGTTTCCCTGATTGGTATCTCAGTGCTAAAGACCCGACTGCAAGTACAATAATTGACAATATCGACTTTAATACCTTCCTGACATTTATTACTGATACTTGCAAAGAATCATCGACATCAAGAGGTCTTTATAGAAGAGAAATGATATTCCATTGTAGagataatttgaaattggtacaacaattaaaagattccttaatatcttcaaaacCCATTTTTACAAATCAGTTACAAGTCTTACATTGGTGTGTGGATGATTCATTGCGTTCTAGTGATGTGGTAATCGCAGCTGATCTCTTTCTACTGTATTACAAACTTTATCCATCCGAAAAACTAGACAAAGAATATGCTGCAAAGATAATATCAGCCCTTTCATTTGCTAATCCATTATATGATCATATCTATATTATAAAATACCTAGAATTATCACAACTATTTGAAACAAGGCATGAATCTCTGGTGTTAACTTCACGGCAAACATCTATTTTCACAAACAAAGCATTATCGATAGGGAATTCTCCAGTTCTTTCTCATCGAGCTATGGAGAGAATACTGGATTCTACTTTTTTGTTGAATGGTAAGCTACGAGATGATCAAATACGGACAGCTTATAAATTAATATCTGAGAATTATAAAATCAATAATCCAACGGGTATATTCTTTACTTGGCTAAAGATAAAAGACCATTACTCTAATTTAGAAGATCATGGAAGAGGGATCTTGTATATgatattcaaatcttgCACCCAAAATAGAAGTTATAGAATGGTGTGTAAGGAAATGTTAAGCCGATTATCACCTCAATTCTATTGCAATGATCCATTATTACTTCCTAGCATCATAGATTATTGCACCACCATTCGTTCATTAAATTCCACCAAAACATTAATGGAAGATATAAACAAATATACATTAACCgaaaattatcaaattatttGGTTTACAAGGAGATGTTTGTCCTCCTTATTAAAAATGCATCTACAATTTAATGATGCCGATGGTGTAGACAGAACtttgaaacaaataaatgaGAAATTCGGTGATCATTCTCAAGAAAACTATGTAGCACTTGTgtcatattttttgaacactgaaaaattggaaaacatAGCGAGAGCCTTAAAACTCGTTAATAGTATTCCACAAAAGAATGCGCTGTTATCATatggaataataataaacaaactTATAGACTGGCAAATTGCtaaaaaaagaatttttacTAAGAATGCAAGTTCTataataaatgatttattatctaAGGCCCACTCCCAGGATCCACAGCATCATAGTTCATTGTGGAATGTTGTGGCAgctttatattttaaacGATTACTGAATCTAGAAAAAATAACTGgtgatgaaaaaaatacaaaaatAGTGAATCAGACTAGTGCTAATAAGAATGATTCAAAGGAtaagaatatatttgaCGTTTCCAATTTAGTCGTTGCCAAATATGTTTACTTGAATTGTCAGAAGTCCGAGATTTCATATATGGAGATAGATGTCAATCCGTTTAGTAACCCAAATCCGCAGAACGtcaaattaaaaataacaaaaGGAAATAATTCTATCAtcttaaaaaatattgcaATGGTAGCTATTCAACAAAGACAGAAAGACATTTTCCTATGGTGTTGTTCTGAATTATATAAAACTGGGATATCGAGCAAGGGATTAAAAGCGCATTGGAATCTTACTTTAAAACATCAAGTTAGGAGGAATAACTTTGAGAGTAACACAAActttgataatattctaTCCACGCATGGGAAGcgatttattaaatattcaattaaataG
- the NCAS0A00260 gene encoding uncharacterized protein (ancestral locus Anc_1.22): MQFKNIVALLATTAAVANAQAVANNATAPSNGTTPVVTPNNTNNASNGTTSRISTGAAATNTIGAGIFGAAIAAGITFLF, from the coding sequence ATGcaattcaagaatatcGTCGCTCTACTAGCCACTACTGCCGCTGTCGCCAACGCTCAAGCCGTTGCTAACAATGCAACCGCACCTTCTAATGGGACAACGCCTGTGGTTACTCCAAACAATACTAATAACGCTTCAAACGGAACCACGTCGAGGATATCAACAGGTGCCGCCGCCACTAACACCATCGGTGCTGGTATATTCGGTGCTGCCATTGCTGCTGGTATCACGTTCTTATTCTAG
- the CAB1 gene encoding pantothenate kinase (ancestral locus Anc_1.18) yields MDQEIHYKLDYSKNLFTIAIDIGGTLAKVVYSPLGSDKLHFHTIETEHITKFIKLLHSIIHDHNNSDYSTTQIIATGGGAFKFYDLLNKEFPLVKSIDQLEEMESLIKGLDFFIHQVHDEVFTYNDQDGMQIIPKVTIDNNKCQNEKYENNDKIYPYLLVNIGSGVSILKVEKPNVFTRVGGSSLGGGTLWGLLSLITGAQSYDQMLTWAQEGDNTQVDMLVGDIYGSDYTKIGLKSSAIASSFGKVFQNRRLSTASSTPSSRSNSTPSLSNIMMLSAKDCSNDDNDLLKRSTTSTLEIMDRNKKFQNSDICKSLLYAISNNIGQIAYLQAKIHHVQNIYFGGSYIRGHLTTMNTLAYAINFWSQSSKQAFFLKHEGYLGAMGSFLSAM; encoded by the coding sequence ATGGACCAAGAAATACATTACAAATTGGACTACTCGAAAAACTTATTTACAATAGCCATTGACATTGGTGGAACCCTAGCCAAAGTGGTGTATTCGCCGCTTGGAAGTGACAAATTGCACTTCCATACGATCGAGACAGAGCACATAACGAAATTTATCAAGCTTCTGCATTCCATTATACATGATCATAACAACAGTGATTATTCTACCACTCAGATTATCGCAACAGGCGGAGGTgcctttaaattttatgaCTTGTTAAATAAGGAATTTCCCTTAGTGAAATCCATCGATCAATTGGAAGAGATGGAAAGCCTAATCAAAGGACTAGATTTTTTTATTCATCAAGTTCATGATGAAGTGTTCACTTATAATGATCAGGATGGTATGCAAATAATACCGAAAGTGacaattgataataataaatgtcaaaatgagaaatatgagaataatgataaaatataCCCTTATCTTCTGGTAAACATTGGTTCCGGGGTCTCTATTCTAAAAGTGGAGAAACCAAATGTGTTTACCAGAGTGGGAGGGTCCTCCCTGGGTGGTGGTACGTTGTGGGGCTTACTATCTTTAATTACCGGCGCTCAGTCTTATGACCAAATGCTGACTTGGGCTCAAGAGGGTGATAATACTCAAGTAGATATGTTGGTTGGTGACATATACGGCTCAGATTATACCAAGATAGGACTAAAATCGTCAGCCATTGCCAGTTCCTTTGGGAAAGTCTTCCAAAACAGAAGGTTATCCACGGCATCATCCACACCTTCAAGTAGATCAAATTCTACGCCATCGTTGTCAAATATAATGATGCTGAGCGCGAAGGATTGTtctaatgatgataatgatttgttAAAAAGATCAACTACATCTACCTTGGAAATAATGGATCGAAAtaagaaatttcagaattCCGATATTTGCAAAAGTTTATTGTACGCCATTTCGAATAATATTGGTCAAATTGCGTACTTGCAGGCAAAGATTCATCATGTACAAAATATCTATTTCGGTGGGTCTTACATCAGAGGTCATTTAACGACAATGAACACTCTTGCATACGCCATCAATTTTTGGTCCCAAAGTTCTAAACAAGCCTTCTTTTTAAAACATGAAGGCTACTTGGGTGCAATGGGTTCTTTTTTGAGTGCCATGTAA
- the RBA50 gene encoding Rba50p (ancestral locus Anc_1.20) gives MDLLGDIVEKDPSSSTSSANASASTSNQQSSYPSSSATTGFPELYKPSKISSWKHRLKAKKQQQQQQEQRPATRASPRQKTSEAQSIHNENLNTLQNMTDEQIINEQRELLQSLNPKLIKNLLANINKRTEGESSAPLFAEIEGASGTWVGGKNENFKHLPSLSDDQVNKALDIQNLTLEDEDLPTVEAHTEKEQDNDDDDDDDADDVAPLDYQMAQTIDHMSNEELMDDVHFVKQENTTEQLLDINDPNFNEKLHERFFPDLPKDIDKLQWMEPVPDLSEETKQDGIVISDVSQCRFDFKGDLVPPTRSIQSTTHSALHHHSTDPQLAGYTIPELQHLARSNFPSQRCIAIQTLGRILYKLGKQSYYQLIPEVDVETYQEEGNSENVMLKIYSMFWDLIKTCDVILALEVASGAKNLSVKNYAIDALWLWKQGGGDFRIKKTDSK, from the coding sequence ATGGATCTATTAGGTGACATCGTCGAGAAGGACCCTTCCAGCTCTACTTCTTCCGCTAATGCGTCTGCTTCAACTTCAAACCAACAGTCTTCATACCCAAGTAGTAGTGCCACCACTGGATTCCCAGAACTATACAAACcttccaaaatttcatcatgGAAGCATAGACTAAAGGCCAAGaaacaacagcaacaacagcaagAACAGAGACCAGCAACAAGAGCCAGTCCCAGACAGAAAACGTCTGAAGCTCAGTCCATCcataatgaaaatttaaacaCTTTGCAAAATATGACGGATgaacaaattattaatgaacaGAGGGAACTCTTGCAATCTTTGAACccaaaattaattaagAATTTGCTCGCTAACATTAATAAGAGAACGGAAGGTGAATCATCAGCTCCTCTGTTTGCTGAAATTGAAGGTGCCTCTGGCACTTGGGTTGGTGGcaagaatgaaaatttcaagcATTTACCATCTTTAAGCGATGACCAAGTCAATAAAGCCCTCGATATACAAAATTTAACCcttgaagatgaagatttacCCACCGTGGAAGCTCACACCGAAAAGGAACAGGACaacgatgatgatgatgatgatgatgctgatGATGTGGCTCCCTTGGATTATCAAATGGCTCAAACAATAGACCACATGTCCAACGAAGAATTAATGGATGACGTACATTTCgttaaacaagaaaatacaACAGAACAATTATTAGACATTAATGACCCgaattttaatgaaaaattacatGAACGATTCTTCCCAGATCTTCCAAAGGATATCGATAAATTACAATGGATGGAACCTGTCCCAGATTTAtctgaagaaacaaaacaaGATGGGATAGTAATATCAGATGTATCACAATGTAGATTTGACTTCAAGGGTGATCTAGTACCACCAACAAGATCCATTCAATCAACAACTCATTCAGCATTACATCATCATTCAACAGATCCACAATTAGCAGGATATACTATTCCTGAATTACAGCATTTGGCAAGATCAAATTTCCCTTCACAAAGATGCATCGCTATACAAACTTTGGGTAGAATTCTTTATAAGTTAGGGAAACAATCTTACTATCAACTAATCCCGGAAGTCGATGTAGAGACATATCAAGAGGAGGGGAACTCAGAAAATGTAATGTTAAAGATATACTCCATGTTTTGGGATCTCATTAAGACGTGTGATGTCATACTAGCATTAGAAGTAGCATCGGGAGCTAAAAACTTATCAGTAAAGAATTATGCCATTGATGCATTATGGTTATGGAAACAAGGTGGAGGCGATTTTAGAATCAAGAAAACTGATAGTAAGTAA
- the SNA2 gene encoding Sna2p (ancestral locus Anc_1.21), which produces MHARDWFLVFVAIFVPPLAVWFKRGLFTKDFLINLVLFLLGFFPGLIHALYVISKHPYEEEGNRGIEDTERSGGYGSLA; this is translated from the coding sequence ATGCACGCAAGAGACTGGTTCCTCGTATTCGTCGCTATATTCGTCCCCCCACTCGCAGTCTGGTTCAAGAGAGGCCTCTTCACCAAGGACTTCCTCATCAACCTGGTCCTCTTCCTCCTGGGGTTCTTCCCGGGACTAATCCATGCTCTATACGTGATCAGCAAGCATCCATACGAAGAAGAGGGAAACAGAGGCATAGAAGACACCGAGCGCTCCGGTGGTTACGGCAGTCTAGCATAG
- the APA2 gene encoding bifunctional AP-4-A phosphorylase/ADP sulfurylase (ancestral locus Anc_1.17) — translation MIPKNVDELVHAKYEEALANGSLKLTESTSKKVKDTKSGMQYLIHYAPALAAKDSSSTKDQSNNEDPFAHPVPELTVLDDLNGTGSYQLLLNKFPVVPEHVLLVTKQFESQSDALSPEDLVATYQLLCKMDDEDENKRHMAFYNSGPASGSSQDHKHLQLFQLPSNFIPLQDKICSGKEHFLPGFNAEPLQDAKVSFAHFVLPLPESSDEVDEDLLAMCYISLLQRALTFFQDWTNERPDLKKSYNVLLTKNWICVVPRSKSVAEIEDEDTETMHLGINATGYAGMILAKDEAIYNKIVGEPRVIDQALLNCGFPNTSGQKPTEYHY, via the coding sequence ATGATCCCTAAGAACGTTGACGAGTTAGTCCATGCCAAGTACGAAGAAGCCCTTGCTAATGGGTCTTTGAAGTTGACCGAGTCCACCTCTAAGAAGGTCAAGGACACCAAATCAGGAATGCAATACCTGATCCATTATGCGCCAGCTTTGGCTGCCAAAGACTCTTCCTCTACTAAGGATCAATCCAACAATGAGGATCCATTTGCCCACCCAGTTCCAGAATTAACCGTTTTGGACGATTTGAACGGTACTGGTTCttatcaattattattgaacaaattcCCAGTGGTGCCAGAACATGTCCTATTAGTCACTaaacaatttgaaagtCAATCTGATGCTTTGTCACCAGAGGATTTGGTTGCCACTTACCAATTACTTTGTAAGATGGATGACGAAGATGAGAATAAGAGACATATGGCTTTTTACAACTCTGGTCCAGCCTCTGGTTCCTCCCAAGACCATAAACATTTGcaattattccaattgcCTTCCAACTTTATTCCATTACAGGATAAGATCTGTAGTGGTAAGGAACATTTCTTACCGGGGTTCAATGCCGAACCTTTACAAGATGCTAAGGTTTCATTTGCTCACTTTGTATTACCATTACCTGAGTCATCTGATGAAGTCGACGAAGATTTATTAGCAATGTGTTACATCTCCCTGTTGCAAAGAGCCTTAACTTTCTTCCAAGATTGGACTAACGAAAGAccagatttgaagaagagttATAATGTCTTGTTGACCAAAAATTGGATCTGTGTGGTTCCACGTTCTAAGTCTGTTgcagaaattgaagatgaggacACTGAAACCATGCACTTAGGTATCAATGCCACTGGATACGCAGGAATGATCTTGGCTAAGGATGAAGCTATCTACAATAAGATTGTCGGCGAACCTAGGGTCATCGACCAAGCCCTTTTGAACTGTGGTTTCCCTAATACCTCCGGTCAGAAGCCAACCGAATATCACTACTAG